One window of Gloeothece citriformis PCC 7424 genomic DNA carries:
- a CDS encoding nitrate reductase associated protein → MKDFFDFESDFVDSLRCIPMQVRMKLDTCGVKLKLSHWHHLTQQERQVLVSMACTTPAESQLYREFLQNLLISKTGAPAKELEIEPYPPWMNPTTIPETVQEKASEFNVTLSLEQWQKLTPLERFALIKLSRPSHENLNFYPALKEFQLV, encoded by the coding sequence ATGAAAGATTTTTTTGACTTTGAGTCAGACTTTGTTGATTCCTTACGGTGTATCCCGATGCAAGTCCGCATGAAACTAGATACCTGTGGCGTAAAACTGAAATTATCTCACTGGCATCACTTAACCCAACAAGAACGCCAAGTTTTAGTTTCTATGGCTTGTACTACCCCCGCAGAAAGTCAGTTATATCGAGAGTTTCTCCAAAATCTTCTGATTTCAAAAACTGGCGCACCGGCAAAAGAATTAGAAATTGAGCCTTATCCGCCTTGGATGAATCCTACAACTATCCCTGAAACGGTACAAGAAAAAGCCAGTGAATTTAACGTTACTCTTTCTCTAGAACAATGGCAAAAGTTAACCCCTTTAGAACGATTTGCCCTCATTAAATTGAGTCGTCCTAGTCATGAAAATCTGAATTTTTATCCCGCTTTAAAAGAATTTCAGCTAGTTTAG
- the rpmA gene encoding 50S ribosomal protein L27, whose product MAHKKGTGSTRNGRDSQSKRLGVKRYGGQVVRAGNILVRQRGTKFHPGNNVGRGSDDTLFALIDGVVKFEYKTRSRQKISVYPVPQEEPATVAG is encoded by the coding sequence ATGGCTCATAAGAAGGGAACGGGTAGCACCCGTAACGGACGTGACTCTCAGTCCAAGCGCTTAGGGGTTAAGCGTTATGGCGGTCAAGTGGTGAGAGCAGGAAATATTCTTGTTCGTCAACGGGGGACTAAGTTTCATCCGGGTAACAACGTTGGTCGGGGTTCGGATGATACCTTATTCGCTTTAATTGATGGCGTAGTCAAGTTTGAATATAAAACCAGAAGTCGCCAGAAAATTAGTGTTTATCCTGTCCCCCAAGAAGAACCGGCTACTGTGGCGGGTTAA
- the rplU gene encoding 50S ribosomal protein L21 — protein MSYAIIETGGKQLKVQPGRFYDIELLHVDPETSHTIDKVLLVSHDNEVTVGQPFVEGATVEGTILRHFRGRKVIVYKMRPKKKTRKKRGHRQEITRFMVNAINFNGQVIGATENGTTTPTTANVEVATTEGSDSEE, from the coding sequence ATGAGTTACGCAATTATTGAAACTGGCGGTAAGCAATTAAAGGTTCAACCCGGTCGCTTTTATGATATCGAATTACTTCATGTTGACCCAGAAACGAGTCACACCATTGATAAAGTCTTATTGGTGAGCCACGATAATGAGGTAACAGTGGGACAGCCTTTTGTAGAAGGAGCAACAGTAGAAGGAACAATCCTACGACATTTTCGGGGACGGAAAGTCATCGTCTATAAAATGCGACCGAAAAAGAAAACCCGCAAAAAACGGGGACACCGTCAAGAAATAACTCGATTTATGGTTAATGCTATTAATTTTAACGGTCAAGTCATCGGAGCAACCGAGAATGGCACAACCACCCCTACAACTGCTAATGTAGAAGTTGCGACAACAGAGGGAAGCGATTCCGAAGAATAA
- a CDS encoding alpha-L-fucosidase — translation MNWFESARLGMFIHWGHSSSRGWELSWPLVGGVFSLPYCQDVAIAEYHQNASNFKPTDYNPRLWASLAKRLGVEYVILTTKHHDGFSLFPTTTSDFCYGGGNSQQDLVKQFVEAMREAGLRVGFYFSLIDWHHPDYPAFTEADKPYRFDKIPQPTPQQWERFSEVMFEQIRELLTLYGRIDIIWFDGSWERTPSQWRSSELAQMIRQLQPDILINDRLPGQGDFATPEQFIPPKPPDGLWEVCLTINDSWGYNKADNNYKDARTLVHKLCEIAAKGGKLLLNVSPMGNGQIPPPQQECLESVAEWMSRYGESIIDTQPGLLPWQFYGPSTRKDNFYYLHLLMKPYETVSVRGIPIKQIESVKVVGSDRPLSYSGRCSIIDELTQNPQPLGELTITVPESAIDPLATVLVIQLAQA, via the coding sequence ATGAATTGGTTTGAATCGGCACGATTGGGAATGTTCATTCATTGGGGACATAGTTCTTCTAGGGGATGGGAGTTATCCTGGCCTTTAGTGGGAGGAGTATTCAGTCTTCCTTATTGTCAAGACGTGGCGATCGCCGAGTATCATCAGAATGCCTCCAATTTTAAGCCTACTGATTATAATCCCCGACTGTGGGCAAGTTTGGCTAAACGTTTAGGGGTAGAGTATGTAATCTTAACTACCAAACATCACGATGGTTTTTCCCTGTTTCCGACAACTACGAGCGACTTTTGCTATGGGGGGGGCAATTCTCAACAAGATTTAGTCAAACAGTTTGTCGAGGCGATGAGAGAAGCAGGCTTAAGAGTCGGTTTTTATTTTTCCCTCATTGACTGGCATCATCCAGACTATCCCGCCTTTACAGAAGCGGACAAACCTTACCGTTTCGATAAGATCCCTCAACCCACGCCGCAGCAATGGGAACGTTTTAGTGAGGTAATGTTTGAGCAGATACGGGAATTGCTAACCCTATACGGTCGTATTGACATTATTTGGTTTGATGGAAGCTGGGAACGTACCCCCTCTCAGTGGCGCTCATCCGAATTAGCGCAAATGATTCGACAGCTACAGCCAGATATACTTATAAACGATCGCTTACCCGGACAGGGAGACTTTGCTACCCCCGAACAGTTCATTCCTCCTAAACCACCCGATGGACTCTGGGAAGTTTGCTTAACTATCAATGATAGCTGGGGTTACAACAAGGCTGACAATAATTATAAAGATGCCCGAACTTTAGTTCACAAGTTATGTGAAATAGCCGCTAAAGGGGGAAAACTACTGCTCAACGTTAGTCCTATGGGTAACGGTCAAATCCCACCCCCTCAACAAGAGTGTTTAGAATCCGTTGCCGAGTGGATGTCGCGCTATGGGGAAAGTATTATTGACACTCAACCTGGACTCTTACCCTGGCAGTTTTACGGACCATCAACCCGCAAAGATAATTTTTATTATTTACACTTGTTGATGAAACCTTACGAAACCGTTTCGGTACGAGGTATCCCCATTAAGCAGATCGAATCCGTCAAAGTAGTAGGTAGCGATCGACCTTTGAGCTATAGCGGTCGCTGTTCAATTATAGATGAGCTTACCCAAAACCCCCAACCTTTAGGGGAATTAACTATTACCGTTCCCGAATCGGCGATCGACCCTTTAGCTACTGTGCTTGTCATTCAATTAGCTCAGGCTTAA
- a CDS encoding NUDIX hydrolase has protein sequence MTNEKNWKTLSEFVHINSPWLRLIGEKIEDNQGQILDYWRIEKADSVVIITIQEDYFLFPIPSYRPGLGKVTLDFPGGRIPAGKTPIEVVPHILARELGIPPDSNLNLTPLNRKGWAINSSFSNQKLYGFVAQIGSEIAISADYLGAKYPITPEGIKQLLESLTCLQCRSLLLEWIIDKGSTA, from the coding sequence ATGACTAATGAAAAAAATTGGAAAACCTTAAGCGAGTTTGTCCATATTAATTCACCTTGGTTAAGATTAATCGGTGAAAAAATAGAGGATAACCAAGGACAAATATTAGACTATTGGCGAATAGAAAAAGCTGACTCAGTCGTTATTATAACCATTCAGGAAGATTATTTTTTATTTCCTATTCCTAGTTATCGTCCGGGGTTAGGAAAAGTGACTTTAGATTTTCCGGGAGGCAGAATTCCCGCCGGGAAAACGCCTATTGAGGTTGTTCCCCATATTTTAGCAAGAGAATTAGGAATTCCACCAGATTCTAATCTTAATCTTACTCCTCTTAATAGAAAGGGATGGGCAATTAATAGTTCTTTTTCTAATCAAAAACTATATGGTTTTGTCGCTCAAATTGGGTCAGAAATTGCCATTAGTGCTGACTATTTAGGAGCGAAATATCCCATCACCCCAGAGGGAATAAAGCAATTATTAGAAAGTTTGACCTGTCTTCAGTGTAGAAGTCTTTTATTAGAATGGATAATTGATAAAGGTTCTACCGCCTGA
- the aroQ gene encoding type II 3-dehydroquinate dehydratase translates to MQQYSILVLHGPNLNLLGKREPNIYGSVTLDEINLLLSEEAKNLDVTVTCVQSNHEGILIDTIHQAWGLHQGIIINAGAYTHTSVAIRDALSAVKIPTVEVHLSNIYQRETFRHHSYIAPVAIGQISGFGVGSYRLGLLAIVEYLRKLENNH, encoded by the coding sequence GTGCAACAGTATAGCATCTTGGTCTTGCATGGCCCAAACTTAAACCTTTTGGGAAAGCGAGAGCCGAATATATATGGATCTGTTACTTTAGACGAAATTAACCTCCTCTTAAGTGAGGAGGCTAAGAACTTAGATGTCACCGTTACCTGTGTGCAGTCTAATCACGAAGGGATTTTAATCGATACGATTCATCAGGCTTGGGGATTGCATCAAGGAATTATCATTAATGCTGGAGCTTATACCCATACTAGCGTTGCCATCCGAGATGCGTTATCGGCTGTTAAAATTCCTACGGTAGAAGTTCATTTAAGTAATATTTATCAACGAGAAACTTTCCGGCATCATTCTTATATTGCTCCGGTTGCGATTGGACAAATTAGCGGTTTTGGAGTTGGGAGTTATCGTTTAGGGTTATTGGCGATAGTAGAGTATTTGAGAAAGTTAGAAAATAATCATTAG
- a CDS encoding competence/damage-inducible protein A: protein MSAEIICVGTELLLGDILNSNSQFLGTELAKLGIPHYYQTVVGDNLERLKQVIKIAISRASILIFTGGLGPTPDDLTTQAIAEFFQTPLEENPEILADITEKFAQIGRKMATNNRKQALIPVGADVLPNPSGTAPGIIWQPQEGVTILTFPGVPSEMKQMWQQTAIPFLKSQGWGKELIYSRMMRFRGIGESALAEKVAHLLELANPTVAPYAGLGEARLRITAKAKSLTDAMALIEPVSQEILTLTGDDYYGADQDTLPSVVGQQLRQVAQTVSVAESCTGGGLGEMLTQIPGSSEYFLGGIIAYDNRVKNALLGVNQQDLDQFGAVSEPVAKQMALGVKEKIGSDWGISITGIAGPGGGTDTKPVGLVYIGIADPNGQVEGFEYRLGTRRDRLAIRYLSACNALDQLRRKLLIKI from the coding sequence ATGAGCGCAGAAATTATTTGTGTGGGAACGGAATTATTACTCGGAGATATCCTTAATAGTAATTCTCAATTTTTAGGAACAGAATTAGCTAAATTAGGCATTCCTCACTATTATCAAACGGTGGTAGGGGATAACCTAGAACGCTTAAAACAAGTCATTAAAATCGCTATTTCTAGAGCATCTATTTTGATTTTTACCGGCGGTTTGGGGCCAACCCCAGATGATTTAACCACCCAGGCGATCGCAGAATTTTTTCAGACTCCGTTAGAAGAAAATCCGGAAATTCTCGCGGATATTACCGAAAAATTTGCCCAAATCGGTCGAAAAATGGCGACTAATAATCGTAAACAAGCCTTAATTCCGGTCGGGGCCGATGTATTACCCAATCCTTCTGGTACAGCCCCCGGCATAATTTGGCAACCTCAAGAAGGGGTAACTATCCTCACTTTTCCAGGAGTTCCCTCGGAAATGAAACAAATGTGGCAACAAACCGCGATTCCTTTCCTCAAAAGTCAGGGATGGGGCAAAGAGCTTATTTATAGTCGGATGATGAGATTTCGGGGCATCGGTGAGTCCGCTTTAGCCGAAAAAGTCGCCCATCTGTTGGAGTTGGCTAACCCAACCGTTGCTCCTTATGCAGGGTTAGGAGAAGCTAGACTGAGAATTACCGCTAAAGCCAAGTCTTTAACCGATGCTATGGCTTTAATTGAACCCGTAAGCCAAGAAATCCTCACCCTGACCGGAGATGATTATTATGGGGCAGATCAAGATACCCTCCCCTCTGTTGTCGGGCAACAATTACGACAAGTGGCTCAAACCGTCAGTGTGGCTGAGTCTTGTACTGGAGGAGGGTTAGGGGAAATGCTCACCCAAATTCCGGGCAGTTCCGAGTATTTTTTAGGCGGAATCATCGCCTATGATAATCGGGTGAAAAATGCTTTATTAGGAGTGAATCAGCAAGATTTAGACCAATTTGGGGCAGTCAGTGAACCGGTAGCCAAACAAATGGCTTTAGGGGTTAAAGAAAAAATTGGCTCAGATTGGGGCATTAGTATTACCGGGATTGCTGGCCCCGGAGGAGGGACTGACACTAAACCCGTCGGGCTGGTGTATATTGGAATCGCTGATCCTAATGGGCAAGTCGAAGGGTTTGAGTATCGCTTAGGCACAAGACGCGATCGTCTAGCAATTCGTTATCTGAGTGCGTGTAATGCTCTGGATCAACTCCGACGTAAACTTTTAATAAAAATTTAA
- a CDS encoding glycosyltransferase family 4 protein: MPQEQLYNIIAFLISNTMVLWSTPVVKTVGLKSGCVDLPNERKMHKRPMVRVGGISIFIGTFFALLSIWWLGGFAGLSTEKEWEIWGVVLGGFAFFMIGLADDLYNLSPSSRLLMQTVVSSIAWGVGVRIDFLSIPFYGLVDTAWLSLPITVIWLVGVTNAINMIDGLDGLAAGVCGISAVVLLMVTLVMHQPGAALIAAALAGGALGFLRYNFNPAQIFMGDGGAYFMGFTLAGVAVIGLVKVTAVATVAVSAVVAVLLPYLILAVPILDMSTVIITRLSQGRSPFKADKRHLHHRLIQAGISHRLTVLFIYALTLWVGSLALGFSNVPSGWGFAIGATLLLFYVGWQAWRNRRQVNNE, translated from the coding sequence ATGCCACAAGAGCAGCTATATAACATCATTGCCTTTCTTATCTCCAACACCATGGTGTTATGGAGTACGCCTGTTGTCAAAACAGTAGGTCTTAAAAGTGGTTGTGTCGATCTTCCGAACGAAAGAAAAATGCACAAACGCCCTATGGTTCGCGTCGGGGGAATTTCTATTTTTATCGGAACTTTTTTCGCTTTACTGAGTATATGGTGGCTGGGAGGATTTGCCGGCTTATCGACTGAGAAAGAATGGGAAATTTGGGGCGTTGTTTTAGGGGGTTTTGCTTTTTTTATGATCGGATTAGCGGATGATCTCTATAATCTCAGTCCCTCTTCTCGTTTATTGATGCAGACTGTCGTCTCAAGCATCGCTTGGGGAGTCGGAGTCAGAATTGACTTTCTCTCGATTCCGTTTTATGGTTTGGTCGATACAGCATGGTTAAGTCTTCCCATTACCGTAATTTGGTTAGTGGGAGTGACTAACGCGATTAATATGATTGATGGATTAGATGGATTAGCCGCCGGTGTCTGTGGTATCTCAGCAGTGGTGTTACTGATGGTAACATTAGTGATGCACCAACCGGGCGCGGCTCTTATTGCGGCAGCCCTCGCCGGCGGAGCTTTAGGATTTTTACGCTATAACTTTAATCCGGCTCAGATTTTTATGGGAGACGGCGGAGCTTATTTCATGGGTTTTACTTTAGCTGGAGTCGCTGTCATTGGGTTAGTTAAAGTTACCGCCGTAGCGACTGTAGCAGTGAGTGCCGTTGTTGCGGTTCTTTTACCCTATCTGATCTTAGCTGTTCCCATTTTAGATATGTCAACGGTGATTATTACCCGTCTTAGCCAAGGAAGATCCCCTTTTAAAGCGGATAAACGTCACCTACACCATCGTCTGATTCAAGCCGGCATATCTCACCGTCTAACGGTATTATTTATTTACGCCCTTACCCTTTGGGTAGGAAGTTTAGCCCTAGGATTTTCTAATGTTCCTAGTGGTTGGGGATTTGCTATCGGAGCTACCCTGTTATTATTCTATGTGGGGTGGCAAGCTTGGCGCAATCGCCGACAAGTTAATAATGAATAA
- a CDS encoding TIGR04283 family arsenosugar biosynthesis glycosyltransferase has translation MALISIIIPVLNEGKKIEKTLVRLGHDLDIEIIVVDGGSQDQTVKIAQDLGVKVISCPVSRRADQMNLGASVATGEILLFLHADTILPDDYKNWVKLTLSQPQIIAGAFQLGIESEQLALRLIEVMVNWRSRFLSLPYGDQAIFVDSGVFQQMGGFADLPIMEDFEWVQRLRRRGKIGIAPVSVLTSDRRWRKLGVFQTTLINQLVILGYYLGVSPDKLATFYRKKPK, from the coding sequence ATGGCCTTAATTAGTATCATTATCCCTGTTTTAAATGAAGGAAAAAAGATTGAAAAGACCTTAGTGAGATTAGGTCATGATTTAGATATAGAAATTATTGTGGTGGATGGAGGAAGTCAAGATCAAACCGTAAAAATAGCCCAAGACCTAGGAGTAAAAGTCATCAGTTGTCCCGTCTCACGACGCGCTGATCAAATGAATCTAGGCGCATCAGTAGCAACAGGAGAAATTTTGTTATTTTTGCACGCCGATACTATATTACCTGATGATTATAAAAATTGGGTTAAGCTTACTTTATCACAACCTCAAATAATAGCCGGCGCATTTCAATTAGGGATAGAGAGTGAGCAATTAGCTTTAAGATTGATTGAGGTCATGGTTAATTGGCGATCGCGGTTTTTATCTCTTCCCTATGGCGATCAAGCTATTTTTGTTGATAGTGGTGTATTTCAGCAGATGGGAGGGTTTGCGGATCTTCCCATTATGGAAGATTTTGAATGGGTTCAACGCTTAAGACGACGGGGAAAAATTGGGATTGCACCTGTATCGGTGTTAACCTCCGATCGTCGTTGGCGCAAGTTGGGAGTTTTCCAGACAACGTTAATTAATCAACTCGTTATTCTCGGCTATTATTTGGGGGTTTCTCCCGATAAATTAGCCACGTTTTATAGAAAAAAACCCAAATAA
- a CDS encoding protein phosphatase 2C domain-containing protein, with protein MDNSEATLQCQNLTCLASNPATHQFCLKCGTPLVRRYLRVIGDGVKTDYQPGELLDERYLIKQSQIVLDTKPALSPQAPEEFPNFILPYLKLFSYKLHIPQIYGYIPPSDDQKDQTMWLLEYGTVPTNATGELKYSELLPSLEQCWPEASEMRQLNWLWQMAKLWQPLVNKEVASSLFNSDLLRVNDRHIQLLELHLDHDVKVNFKPLGKLWSQWVSSASPRIRDFLGQLSQQLETGKITRTEQLISLLDLALFNLGQSQKRTYQIFTVTDTGQTREHNEDACYPVSDRVITFDEQETSLAIVCDGIGGQEGGEIASNLAIETLSRDILNFAQTSSPWNPIQYISSIEKAIAHANDAISGRNDQENRHERQRMGTTLVLGLNHNHEMYIAHVGDSRVYWITPNSCQQITTDDDLASREVRLGYLAYRDAVQYPNAGALVQALGMSGSPSLHPTVQRFILDENCIFLLCSDGLSDYDRVEQFWQSEIVSIINENKDLSEVGKQLIKIANEKNGHDNITIALIYCQVEPKDQDSQTPLSFSELESSISSLSGPTFIEQTENFNLQEEEDADIPTVISSPVTPATPLSSPTPTTSVPPRSRSPFPLLLSLLGVGIAIIGGGYLGQKLLFPNLSVNKSPTTSPTVSPIIPNSSPEVLETLNKGELIEFTTTTTLNISGETSTETPPETSQPISQGSIFQVVEVREDTVLLKDCLSQGVESAVNPSSSPEISVLKTSLKSEEYKTIPPNSPSVQKLKNCQVSNPIDPSESSSPTPEKSPLPTTAPE; from the coding sequence ATGGACAACTCCGAGGCCACCCTTCAATGTCAAAATCTTACCTGCCTGGCATCTAATCCTGCAACTCATCAATTTTGTTTAAAATGCGGAACTCCCCTAGTCAGGCGTTATTTGCGGGTAATTGGCGATGGGGTTAAGACAGATTATCAACCCGGAGAGTTACTCGATGAACGCTATCTGATTAAACAATCTCAAATTGTTTTAGATACCAAACCGGCTTTATCTCCTCAAGCACCGGAAGAATTTCCCAATTTTATTCTTCCCTATTTAAAATTATTTTCCTATAAACTTCATATCCCTCAAATTTATGGTTATATTCCTCCCTCAGATGACCAGAAAGATCAGACGATGTGGCTGTTAGAATATGGTACAGTTCCCACTAATGCCACAGGAGAGTTAAAATATTCTGAGTTATTACCCTCATTAGAGCAATGTTGGCCAGAAGCTTCCGAGATGAGACAATTAAACTGGCTTTGGCAAATGGCTAAATTGTGGCAACCTTTAGTCAATAAGGAAGTCGCTTCTAGTTTATTCAATAGTGATTTATTGAGAGTTAATGATAGACATATTCAATTATTAGAATTGCACTTAGATCATGATGTAAAAGTCAATTTTAAACCCTTGGGAAAATTATGGAGTCAATGGGTTTCTAGTGCTTCCCCCAGAATTCGAGACTTTTTAGGCCAACTTTCCCAACAGCTTGAAACCGGAAAAATTACTCGGACAGAGCAACTTATTTCTCTTTTAGATCTGGCTTTATTTAATCTTGGCCAGTCCCAAAAACGAACCTATCAAATTTTTACCGTTACGGATACCGGACAAACGCGAGAACATAATGAAGATGCTTGTTATCCAGTCAGCGATCGAGTTATAACATTTGATGAACAAGAAACCTCTTTGGCCATTGTTTGTGATGGAATTGGAGGACAAGAAGGGGGAGAAATTGCCTCTAATTTAGCCATAGAAACTTTATCTAGGGACATCCTTAATTTTGCTCAAACCTCATCGCCTTGGAATCCGATTCAATATATTTCCTCGATAGAAAAAGCCATTGCTCATGCTAATGATGCCATTTCTGGCAGGAACGATCAAGAAAATCGTCACGAAAGACAACGCATGGGAACGACTTTAGTTTTGGGATTAAATCATAATCATGAAATGTATATTGCTCATGTAGGAGATTCTAGAGTTTATTGGATTACTCCTAATAGTTGTCAACAAATCACAACGGATGATGATTTAGCGTCACGAGAGGTGAGACTGGGATATTTAGCTTATCGAGATGCGGTTCAATATCCCAATGCCGGAGCATTAGTTCAAGCGTTAGGAATGAGTGGATCACCGAGTCTTCATCCTACCGTACAACGATTTATCTTAGATGAAAATTGTATATTTTTATTATGTTCTGATGGACTCAGTGATTACGATCGGGTAGAGCAATTTTGGCAAAGTGAAATCGTTTCTATTATTAATGAAAATAAAGATCTCAGTGAAGTCGGGAAACAATTAATTAAAATTGCGAATGAAAAAAATGGTCATGATAATATTACGATCGCTTTAATCTATTGTCAGGTAGAACCTAAAGATCAAGACTCTCAAACACCCCTATCTTTTTCGGAATTAGAATCTTCTATTTCTTCCCTATCAGGGCCGACTTTTATTGAACAAACCGAGAATTTTAATTTACAAGAAGAGGAAGACGCTGACATTCCAACGGTAATCTCATCTCCCGTCACTCCTGCAACACCCCTCTCCTCTCCTACCCCTACTACATCTGTCCCCCCTCGTTCACGTTCCCCATTCCCTCTTTTATTAAGTTTATTAGGGGTAGGAATTGCGATTATAGGAGGAGGTTATCTCGGACAAAAATTGCTTTTCCCTAACTTGTCTGTTAACAAATCTCCGACTACTTCTCCCACTGTGTCTCCCATAATACCTAATTCCTCTCCAGAGGTTTTAGAGACTTTAAATAAAGGAGAGTTAATAGAATTTACGACGACTACAACCTTGAATATTAGTGGGGAAACTTCTACAGAAACACCCCCAGAAACTTCACAACCAATTTCTCAAGGAAGTATTTTTCAAGTTGTAGAAGTAAGAGAAGACACGGTTTTATTAAAAGATTGTTTATCCCAAGGCGTAGAATCTGCGGTTAATCCCTCCTCATCCCCTGAAATTTCAGTTTTAAAAACTAGCCTTAAATCTGAAGAATATAAAACTATTCCCCCTAATTCTCCATCCGTTCAAAAGTTAAAAAATTGTCAAGTTTCTAACCCGATAGACCCTTCTGAATCTTCTTCCCCAACACCAGAAAAATCCCCTTTACCAACGACTGCACCTGAATAA
- a CDS encoding DUF6737 family protein — MSKSLNPWNYKPWWCQPWSILLTGVLIVGGSWLMFQTIWVTVLVAMPILVWWIYFLILWPKFVRSQILLTSLEPSQDSPNFNR, encoded by the coding sequence TTGTCTAAATCGCTTAATCCTTGGAACTATAAACCCTGGTGGTGTCAACCTTGGTCTATTCTCCTAACAGGAGTTTTAATTGTGGGAGGATCTTGGCTGATGTTTCAAACCATCTGGGTGACAGTTCTCGTTGCTATGCCTATTTTGGTCTGGTGGATTTATTTTTTGATTCTTTGGCCTAAATTTGTTCGCAGTCAGATTTTACTGACTTCTCTCGAACCTTCACAAGATTCTCCTAATTTTAACCGTTAA
- a CDS encoding NAD(P)H-quinone oxidoreductase subunit M, with protein MLLKSTTRHIRIYTAEIQNNELVESDNVLTLDVDPDNEFLWDEDSLQKVYRKFDDLVESYSGEDLTEYNLRRIGSDLELFIRSLLQQGEISYNLDSRVLNYSMGLPRVESPETEGKYRL; from the coding sequence ATGCTTTTGAAGTCCACAACCCGTCATATTCGGATTTATACTGCTGAAATTCAAAATAATGAATTGGTTGAAAGTGATAATGTCCTGACGTTGGATGTCGATCCGGATAATGAGTTTCTTTGGGATGAAGACTCTTTGCAAAAGGTGTACCGGAAATTTGACGACTTAGTAGAATCCTACAGTGGCGAAGATTTAACAGAATATAATTTACGTCGTATTGGTTCGGATTTAGAATTATTTATTCGTTCCCTCTTGCAACAAGGAGAAATTAGTTATAATCTCGATAGTCGAGTCTTAAATTACAGTATGGGACTCCCTCGTGTTGAGAGTCCGGAAACTGAAGGAAAATATCGACTTTAA